Proteins found in one Crassostrea angulata isolate pt1a10 chromosome 3, ASM2561291v2, whole genome shotgun sequence genomic segment:
- the LOC128175276 gene encoding ribosome-binding protein 1-like isoform X7: protein MDPHVVLIGVTVFIVSAILIYLISVFGIKEKSYEEAIAEQRKRLEEEQEKSRRDKKAEKEKKKGGKAKKEKPKENVEEAPKPKERKMLNLEIEAEIIEPFDSAELKQKPTTVKQRSKPKSILANKDEKPLVSKETVEMPHFKPLPKDDVELKHEHEKKKEVKMDKERMGSPKISKKHKPVEEEVIVEQMTKATFLPMDSKPKKGKQVQDSLTDSSELIQAVRSAQLGDQDIQSLIEVLLNKQGGGGSSITAEWNKKSQKGDPVVLLRRQLEEKERALQEEQQLAMANGNKIKEIRQELVHEKTRYSSLERQFQEKIAAQTQEIQALHSRMQTTHDNHLIESSRMQAHINKLEQSQNPAQMQQLKEENRKLKESYEKTKAEAIPPAEFNSLRQKVSIMENELSNNVIKLNAAEKAKAAAVTKCSKLEEEMKKLKGTESEAEGMWSKRLEDVNQQLRKSESEKKTLSDRLKAAEKDCSGVKARLQELEKALNDASSKELEEKLKTSESAKSSVESSLKTTEKKLQEAENQKNSLQQELENLKTENKRLSEEAKISRERSLGDGQEAPKNKHNGDIHGEDKAIQEYKNSLEEYKKMVAEKDKTIQGLQSDIEVQKKEASKLLEQAETQKKKNNELREKNWKAMDALEKAEKSASDKITRVEKEIKEQSTVAVSETEKYDKAILQRLFPEISLTDKLSHKDWMSSFEKQAASKIKAASEKKDDSAKVKELEDSKKSLQSQLAELQKKVSESAKLEARLKELESKNSQLQKQVGDSKSASSAQSGSNDSRVRELEETNKKLQKQVEDYLAVLQTTESKLQQLENSVEGEERKWQDKAEALTVELQQAKDELATLKQDVEKFKNSDEALTELDFAYRCLEKSLTQISDEMKDKVLSLEGQLKISEDKCSQLQDQVIEAEKRISTLQSSVQQSNTADLSQQMQDVQSQLDSEKKKSKDLASQIVKLNGIIKTGQDAIHQEQELVTKLKQQLEEREKSPGTNSSSTASELKSKLAEKEKQLEKEITLNKQLSQRLAQLGIMASSPSDNGTSV from the exons ATGGATCCGCACGTAGTTTTAATTGGAGTGACTGTATTCATTGTGTCAGCTATTTTAATTTACTTGATATCTGTCTTTGGAATCAAAGAAAAGTCATACGAAGAAGCTATTGCTGAGCAGCGAAAACGACTGGAGGAGGAGCAGGAGAAATCAAGGAGAGATAAGAAGGCAGAGAAGGAGAAAAAGAAAGGAGGAAaagcaaagaaagaaaaaccTAAAGAAAATGTAGAAGAGGCTCCGAAGCCAAAGGAGCGCAAAATGCTTAATTTGGAAATTGAGGCAGAAATAATAGAGCCTTTTGACTCTGCAGAGTTAAAGCAGAAACCAACAACTGTCAAACAGAGGAGCAAACCAAAGTCGATCTTGGCTAACAAGGATGAGAAACCCCTGGTTTCAAAGGAGACAGTGGAGATGCCACATTTCAAGCCCCTTCCAAAGGATGATGTGGAGTTAAAACATGAGCATGAGAAAAAGAAAGAGGTGAAGATGGACAAAGAGAGGATGGGGAGCCCCAAGATCAGCAAGAAGCATAAACCCGTGGAAGAAGAAGTTATTGTTGAGCAGATGACAAAGGCTACTTTTCTTCCGATGGACAGCAAGCCAAAGAAAGGCAAACAAGTACAAG ATTCCCTGACTGATTCCTCTGAGCTGATTCAGGCCGTGAGAAGTGCCCAGCTGGGTGACCAGGACATACAGTCCCTCATTGAAGTCCTCCTGAACAAGCAGGGAGGGGGCGGGAGCAGCATCACAGCTGAGTGGAATAAG aaaagccaGAAAGGCGACCCAGTGGTCCTATTGAGACGTCAGTTAGAGGAGAAGGAGAGAGCCCTACAGGAAG AGCAACAGTTAGCCATGGCAAACGGAAACAAGATCAAGGAGATTCGTCAGGAGCTGGTCCATGAGAAGACTAGATACTCCAGCCTGGAGCGCCAGTTCCAGGAGAAGATAGCGGCCCAGACCCAGGAGATTCAGGCCCTGCACTCTCGCATGCAGACCACCCACGACAACCACCTGATCGAGAGCAGCAGGATGCAGGCCCACATCAACAAGCTGGAGCAGTCCCAGAACCCAGCACAGATGCAACAGCTGAAGGAG gaAAATAGGAAGTTAAAGGAATCTTATGAAAAAACAAA GGCTGAAGCTATACCACCTGCAGAATTTAACAGCCTTCGCCAAAAGGTCTCCATAATGGAAAATGAATTGTCCAACAATGTCATTAAACTCAACGCTGCAGAGAAAGCGAAGGCTGCTGCAGTTACTAAATGTTCTAAACTTGAGGAAGAAATGAAAAAGTTGAAAGGCACAGAG AGTGAAGCTGAGGGAATGTGGTCCAAAAGACTAGAGGATGTGAATCAACAGCTACGCAAAAGTGAGAGCGAGAAGAAGACCCTGAGTGATCGCCTCAAGGCCGCGGAGAAGGACTGCTCGGGGGTTAAAGCCAGACTCCAGGAGCTGGAGAAAGCCCTCAATGACGCCAGCTCTAAAGAACTGGAGGAAAAACTCAAG ACATCAGAAAGTGCCAAGTCCTCTGTGGAATCCTCACTAAAAACGACAGAGAAGAAGTTACAGGAGGCCGAGAACCAGAAAAACAGTTTACAGCAAGAACTGGAG AACTTGAAAACAGAGAACAAGAGGTTGAGTGAGGAGGCCAAGATAAGCCGGGAGAGGTCCTTGGGTGACGGACAGGAGGCTCCCAAAAACAAACACAACGGGGACATCCACGGGGAGGACAAAGCGATACAGGAGTATAAAAATAGCCTGGAGGAGTACAAGAAAAT GGTTGCTGAAAAAGATAAGACTATTCAGGGTCTACAGAGTGATATTGAAGTCCAGAAAAAGGAGGCCTCCAAGCTTCTGGAACAGGCCGAAACTCAGAAAAAGAAGAATAAT GAGTTGAGAGAAAAGAATTGGAAAGCAATGGATGCCTTAGAAAAGGCCGAAAAATCTGCCTCAGATAAAATAACACGTGTTGAAAAAGAGATAAAG GAGCAGAGCACAGTAGCCGTGTCAGAGACGGAGAAGTACGATAAAGCTATTCTACAGAGGCTGTTCCCCGAGATCTCTTTAACCGACAAACTG AGTCACAAAGATTGGATGAGTAGTTTCGAAAAGCAGGCTGCATCAAAGATTAAAGCAGCATCTGAGAAAAAGGATGAT AGTGCCAAAGTCAAAGAACTTGAAGACAGCAAGAAATCATTACAGAGCCAACTTGCAGAGTTACAGAAAAAAGTTTCAGAA AGTGCCAAATTGGAAGCCAGATTGAAAGAGTTGGAGAGCAAGAACTCCCAGCTCCAGAAACAAGTCGGTGACAGTAAATCAGCGTCCTCAGCACAG AGTGGCAGCAATGACTCCAGAGTGCGTGAACTGGAGGAGACCAATAAAAAACTCCAGAAACAAGTGGAGGACTATCTAGCCGTCCTGCAGACCACG GAGAGCAAACTGCAGCAGCTGGAGAACAGTGTAGAGGGCGAGGAGAGGAAGTGGCAGGACAAGGCCGAGGCACTGACCGTAGAGTTACAACAG GCCAAAGATGAGCTTGCAACTTTGAAACAAGATGTTGAGAAATTTAAGAACAGTGATgag GCTCTAACTGAGTTGGACTTTGCATATAGATGTCTAGAGAAAAGTCTGACCCAGATATCAGATGAG ATGAAAGACAAAGTTTTATCCTTAGAGGGTCAATTGAAAATTTCAGAAGATAAATGTTCACAGCTTCAAGATCAAGTGATTGAG GCTGAAAAACGAATCTCCACCCTACAGAGTTCTGTCCAGCAATCAAACACAGCTGACCTCAGCCAG CAAATGCAAGACGTACAGAGTCAGCTAGATTCAGAAAAGAAGAAGAGCAAGGACCTTGCCTCCCAGATTGTGAAACTGAATGGAATTATTAAAACAGGGCAGGATGCCATCCATCAGGAGCAAGAGCTAGTCACAAAGTTAAAGCAACAGCTAGAGGAGAGGGAGAAG AGTCCAGGGACCAACTCAAGTTCAACTGCATCAGAG CTAAAGAGCAAACtagctgaaaaagaaaaacaattagaaaaagaaatcaCCTTAAACAAACAGTTGTCTCAAAGACTG GCACAGTTAGGTATAATG GCCTCATCTCCCAGTGATAATGGAACCTCTGTGTGA
- the LOC128175276 gene encoding ribosome-binding protein 1-like isoform X2 — MDPHVVLIGVTVFIVSAILIYLISVFGIKEKSYEEAIAEQRKRLEEEQEKSRRDKKAEKEKKKGGKAKKEKPKENVEEAPKPKERKMLNLEIEAEIIEPFDSAELKQKPTTVKQRSKPKSILANKDEKPLVSKETVEMPHFKPLPKDDVELKHEHEKKKEVKMDKERMGSPKISKKHKPVEEEVIVEQMTKATFLPMDSKPKKGKQVQDSLTDSSELIQAVRSAQLGDQDIQSLIEVLLNKQGGGGSSITAEWNKKSQKGDPVVLLRRQLEEKERALQEEQQLAMANGNKIKEIRQELVHEKTRYSSLERQFQEKIAAQTQEIQALHSRMQTTHDNHLIESSRMQAHINKLEQSQNPAQMQQLKEENRKLKESYEKTKAEAIPPAEFNSLRQKVSIMENELSNNVIKLNAAEKAKAAAVTKCSKLEEEMKKLKGTESEAEGMWSKRLEDVNQQLRKSESEKKTLSDRLKAAEKDCSGVKARLQELEKALNDASSKELEEKLKTSESAKSSVESSLKTTEKKLQEAENQKNSLQQELENLKTENKRLSEEAKISRERSLGDGQEAPKNKHNGDIHGEDKAIQEYKNSLEEYKKMVAEKDKTIQGLQSDIEVQKKEASKLLEQAETQKKKNNELREKNWKAMDALEKAEKSASDKITRVEKEIKEQSTVAVSETEKYDKAILQRLFPEISLTDKLSHKDWMSSFEKQAASKIKAASEKKDDSAKVKELEDSKKSLQSQLAELQKKVSESAKLEARLKELESKNSQLQKQVGDSKSASSAQIAEAQSQVKSLQDKVTQLERENGELKSKSGSNDSRVRELEETNKKLQKQVEDYLAVLQTTESKLQQLENSVEGEERKWQDKAEALTVELQQAKDELATLKQDVEKFKNSDEALTELDFAYRCLEKSLTQISDEMKDKVLSLEGQLKISEDKCSQLQDQVIEAEKRISTLQSSVQQSNTADLSQQMQDVQSQLDSEKKKSKDLASQIVKLNGIIKTGQDAIHQEQELVTKLKQQLEEREKSPGTNSSSTASELKSKLAEKEKQLEKEITLNKQLSQRLAQLGIMASSPSDNGTSV; from the exons ATGGATCCGCACGTAGTTTTAATTGGAGTGACTGTATTCATTGTGTCAGCTATTTTAATTTACTTGATATCTGTCTTTGGAATCAAAGAAAAGTCATACGAAGAAGCTATTGCTGAGCAGCGAAAACGACTGGAGGAGGAGCAGGAGAAATCAAGGAGAGATAAGAAGGCAGAGAAGGAGAAAAAGAAAGGAGGAAaagcaaagaaagaaaaaccTAAAGAAAATGTAGAAGAGGCTCCGAAGCCAAAGGAGCGCAAAATGCTTAATTTGGAAATTGAGGCAGAAATAATAGAGCCTTTTGACTCTGCAGAGTTAAAGCAGAAACCAACAACTGTCAAACAGAGGAGCAAACCAAAGTCGATCTTGGCTAACAAGGATGAGAAACCCCTGGTTTCAAAGGAGACAGTGGAGATGCCACATTTCAAGCCCCTTCCAAAGGATGATGTGGAGTTAAAACATGAGCATGAGAAAAAGAAAGAGGTGAAGATGGACAAAGAGAGGATGGGGAGCCCCAAGATCAGCAAGAAGCATAAACCCGTGGAAGAAGAAGTTATTGTTGAGCAGATGACAAAGGCTACTTTTCTTCCGATGGACAGCAAGCCAAAGAAAGGCAAACAAGTACAAG ATTCCCTGACTGATTCCTCTGAGCTGATTCAGGCCGTGAGAAGTGCCCAGCTGGGTGACCAGGACATACAGTCCCTCATTGAAGTCCTCCTGAACAAGCAGGGAGGGGGCGGGAGCAGCATCACAGCTGAGTGGAATAAG aaaagccaGAAAGGCGACCCAGTGGTCCTATTGAGACGTCAGTTAGAGGAGAAGGAGAGAGCCCTACAGGAAG AGCAACAGTTAGCCATGGCAAACGGAAACAAGATCAAGGAGATTCGTCAGGAGCTGGTCCATGAGAAGACTAGATACTCCAGCCTGGAGCGCCAGTTCCAGGAGAAGATAGCGGCCCAGACCCAGGAGATTCAGGCCCTGCACTCTCGCATGCAGACCACCCACGACAACCACCTGATCGAGAGCAGCAGGATGCAGGCCCACATCAACAAGCTGGAGCAGTCCCAGAACCCAGCACAGATGCAACAGCTGAAGGAG gaAAATAGGAAGTTAAAGGAATCTTATGAAAAAACAAA GGCTGAAGCTATACCACCTGCAGAATTTAACAGCCTTCGCCAAAAGGTCTCCATAATGGAAAATGAATTGTCCAACAATGTCATTAAACTCAACGCTGCAGAGAAAGCGAAGGCTGCTGCAGTTACTAAATGTTCTAAACTTGAGGAAGAAATGAAAAAGTTGAAAGGCACAGAG AGTGAAGCTGAGGGAATGTGGTCCAAAAGACTAGAGGATGTGAATCAACAGCTACGCAAAAGTGAGAGCGAGAAGAAGACCCTGAGTGATCGCCTCAAGGCCGCGGAGAAGGACTGCTCGGGGGTTAAAGCCAGACTCCAGGAGCTGGAGAAAGCCCTCAATGACGCCAGCTCTAAAGAACTGGAGGAAAAACTCAAG ACATCAGAAAGTGCCAAGTCCTCTGTGGAATCCTCACTAAAAACGACAGAGAAGAAGTTACAGGAGGCCGAGAACCAGAAAAACAGTTTACAGCAAGAACTGGAG AACTTGAAAACAGAGAACAAGAGGTTGAGTGAGGAGGCCAAGATAAGCCGGGAGAGGTCCTTGGGTGACGGACAGGAGGCTCCCAAAAACAAACACAACGGGGACATCCACGGGGAGGACAAAGCGATACAGGAGTATAAAAATAGCCTGGAGGAGTACAAGAAAAT GGTTGCTGAAAAAGATAAGACTATTCAGGGTCTACAGAGTGATATTGAAGTCCAGAAAAAGGAGGCCTCCAAGCTTCTGGAACAGGCCGAAACTCAGAAAAAGAAGAATAAT GAGTTGAGAGAAAAGAATTGGAAAGCAATGGATGCCTTAGAAAAGGCCGAAAAATCTGCCTCAGATAAAATAACACGTGTTGAAAAAGAGATAAAG GAGCAGAGCACAGTAGCCGTGTCAGAGACGGAGAAGTACGATAAAGCTATTCTACAGAGGCTGTTCCCCGAGATCTCTTTAACCGACAAACTG AGTCACAAAGATTGGATGAGTAGTTTCGAAAAGCAGGCTGCATCAAAGATTAAAGCAGCATCTGAGAAAAAGGATGAT AGTGCCAAAGTCAAAGAACTTGAAGACAGCAAGAAATCATTACAGAGCCAACTTGCAGAGTTACAGAAAAAAGTTTCAGAA AGTGCCAAATTGGAAGCCAGATTGAAAGAGTTGGAGAGCAAGAACTCCCAGCTCCAGAAACAAGTCGGTGACAGTAAATCAGCGTCCTCAGCACAG ATTGCAGAGGCACAAAGTCAggtaaaaagtttacaggacAAAGTTACACAACTAGAGAGAGAAAACGGGGAATTAAAATCAAAG AGTGGCAGCAATGACTCCAGAGTGCGTGAACTGGAGGAGACCAATAAAAAACTCCAGAAACAAGTGGAGGACTATCTAGCCGTCCTGCAGACCACG GAGAGCAAACTGCAGCAGCTGGAGAACAGTGTAGAGGGCGAGGAGAGGAAGTGGCAGGACAAGGCCGAGGCACTGACCGTAGAGTTACAACAG GCCAAAGATGAGCTTGCAACTTTGAAACAAGATGTTGAGAAATTTAAGAACAGTGATgag GCTCTAACTGAGTTGGACTTTGCATATAGATGTCTAGAGAAAAGTCTGACCCAGATATCAGATGAG ATGAAAGACAAAGTTTTATCCTTAGAGGGTCAATTGAAAATTTCAGAAGATAAATGTTCACAGCTTCAAGATCAAGTGATTGAG GCTGAAAAACGAATCTCCACCCTACAGAGTTCTGTCCAGCAATCAAACACAGCTGACCTCAGCCAG CAAATGCAAGACGTACAGAGTCAGCTAGATTCAGAAAAGAAGAAGAGCAAGGACCTTGCCTCCCAGATTGTGAAACTGAATGGAATTATTAAAACAGGGCAGGATGCCATCCATCAGGAGCAAGAGCTAGTCACAAAGTTAAAGCAACAGCTAGAGGAGAGGGAGAAG AGTCCAGGGACCAACTCAAGTTCAACTGCATCAGAG CTAAAGAGCAAACtagctgaaaaagaaaaacaattagaaaaagaaatcaCCTTAAACAAACAGTTGTCTCAAAGACTG GCACAGTTAGGTATAATG GCCTCATCTCCCAGTGATAATGGAACCTCTGTGTGA
- the LOC128175276 gene encoding ribosome-binding protein 1-like isoform X9 — MDPHVVLIGVTVFIVSAILIYLISVFGIKEKSYEEAIAEQRKRLEEEQEKSRRDKKAEKEKKKGGKAKKEKPKENVEEAPKPKERKMLNLEIEAEIIEPFDSAELKQKPTTVKQRSKPKSILANKDEKPLVSKETVEMPHFKPLPKDDVELKHEHEKKKEVKMDKERMGSPKISKKHKPVEEEVIVEQMTKATFLPMDSKPKKGKQVQDSLTDSSELIQAVRSAQLGDQDIQSLIEVLLNKQGGGGSSITAEWNKKSQKGDPVVLLRRQLEEKERALQEEQQLAMANGNKIKEIRQELVHEKTRYSSLERQFQEKIAAQTQEIQALHSRMQTTHDNHLIESSRMQAHINKLEQSQNPAQMQQLKEENRKLKESYEKTKAEAIPPAEFNSLRQKVSIMENELSNNVIKLNAAEKAKAAAVTKCSKLEEEMKKLKGTESEAEGMWSKRLEDVNQQLRKSESEKKTLSDRLKAAEKDCSGVKARLQELEKALNDASSKELEEKLKTSESAKSSVESSLKTTEKKLQEAENQKNSLQQELENLKTENKRLSEEAKISRERSLGDGQEAPKNKHNGDIHGEDKAIQEYKNSLEEYKKMVAEKDKTIQGLQSDIEVQKKEASKLLEQAETQKKKNNELREKNWKAMDALEKAEKSASDKITRVEKEIKEQSTVAVSETEKYDKAILQRLFPEISLTDKLSHKDWMSSFEKQAASKIKAASEKKDDSAKVKELEDSKKSLQSQLAELQKKVSESAKLEARLKELESKNSQLQKQVGDSKSASSAQIAEAQSQVKSLQDKVTQLERENGELKSKASQSGSNDSRVRELEETNKKLQKQVEDYLAVLQTTESKLQQLENSVEGEERKWQDKAEALTVELQQAKDELATLKQDVEKFKNSDEALTELDFAYRCLEKSLTQISDEMKDKVLSLEGQLKISEDKCSQLQDQVIEAEKRISTLQSSVQQSNTADLSQQMQDVQSQLDSEKKKSKDLASQIVKLNGIIKTGQDAIHQEQELVTKLKQQLEEREKSPGTNSSSTASEASSPSDNGTSV, encoded by the exons ATGGATCCGCACGTAGTTTTAATTGGAGTGACTGTATTCATTGTGTCAGCTATTTTAATTTACTTGATATCTGTCTTTGGAATCAAAGAAAAGTCATACGAAGAAGCTATTGCTGAGCAGCGAAAACGACTGGAGGAGGAGCAGGAGAAATCAAGGAGAGATAAGAAGGCAGAGAAGGAGAAAAAGAAAGGAGGAAaagcaaagaaagaaaaaccTAAAGAAAATGTAGAAGAGGCTCCGAAGCCAAAGGAGCGCAAAATGCTTAATTTGGAAATTGAGGCAGAAATAATAGAGCCTTTTGACTCTGCAGAGTTAAAGCAGAAACCAACAACTGTCAAACAGAGGAGCAAACCAAAGTCGATCTTGGCTAACAAGGATGAGAAACCCCTGGTTTCAAAGGAGACAGTGGAGATGCCACATTTCAAGCCCCTTCCAAAGGATGATGTGGAGTTAAAACATGAGCATGAGAAAAAGAAAGAGGTGAAGATGGACAAAGAGAGGATGGGGAGCCCCAAGATCAGCAAGAAGCATAAACCCGTGGAAGAAGAAGTTATTGTTGAGCAGATGACAAAGGCTACTTTTCTTCCGATGGACAGCAAGCCAAAGAAAGGCAAACAAGTACAAG ATTCCCTGACTGATTCCTCTGAGCTGATTCAGGCCGTGAGAAGTGCCCAGCTGGGTGACCAGGACATACAGTCCCTCATTGAAGTCCTCCTGAACAAGCAGGGAGGGGGCGGGAGCAGCATCACAGCTGAGTGGAATAAG aaaagccaGAAAGGCGACCCAGTGGTCCTATTGAGACGTCAGTTAGAGGAGAAGGAGAGAGCCCTACAGGAAG AGCAACAGTTAGCCATGGCAAACGGAAACAAGATCAAGGAGATTCGTCAGGAGCTGGTCCATGAGAAGACTAGATACTCCAGCCTGGAGCGCCAGTTCCAGGAGAAGATAGCGGCCCAGACCCAGGAGATTCAGGCCCTGCACTCTCGCATGCAGACCACCCACGACAACCACCTGATCGAGAGCAGCAGGATGCAGGCCCACATCAACAAGCTGGAGCAGTCCCAGAACCCAGCACAGATGCAACAGCTGAAGGAG gaAAATAGGAAGTTAAAGGAATCTTATGAAAAAACAAA GGCTGAAGCTATACCACCTGCAGAATTTAACAGCCTTCGCCAAAAGGTCTCCATAATGGAAAATGAATTGTCCAACAATGTCATTAAACTCAACGCTGCAGAGAAAGCGAAGGCTGCTGCAGTTACTAAATGTTCTAAACTTGAGGAAGAAATGAAAAAGTTGAAAGGCACAGAG AGTGAAGCTGAGGGAATGTGGTCCAAAAGACTAGAGGATGTGAATCAACAGCTACGCAAAAGTGAGAGCGAGAAGAAGACCCTGAGTGATCGCCTCAAGGCCGCGGAGAAGGACTGCTCGGGGGTTAAAGCCAGACTCCAGGAGCTGGAGAAAGCCCTCAATGACGCCAGCTCTAAAGAACTGGAGGAAAAACTCAAG ACATCAGAAAGTGCCAAGTCCTCTGTGGAATCCTCACTAAAAACGACAGAGAAGAAGTTACAGGAGGCCGAGAACCAGAAAAACAGTTTACAGCAAGAACTGGAG AACTTGAAAACAGAGAACAAGAGGTTGAGTGAGGAGGCCAAGATAAGCCGGGAGAGGTCCTTGGGTGACGGACAGGAGGCTCCCAAAAACAAACACAACGGGGACATCCACGGGGAGGACAAAGCGATACAGGAGTATAAAAATAGCCTGGAGGAGTACAAGAAAAT GGTTGCTGAAAAAGATAAGACTATTCAGGGTCTACAGAGTGATATTGAAGTCCAGAAAAAGGAGGCCTCCAAGCTTCTGGAACAGGCCGAAACTCAGAAAAAGAAGAATAAT GAGTTGAGAGAAAAGAATTGGAAAGCAATGGATGCCTTAGAAAAGGCCGAAAAATCTGCCTCAGATAAAATAACACGTGTTGAAAAAGAGATAAAG GAGCAGAGCACAGTAGCCGTGTCAGAGACGGAGAAGTACGATAAAGCTATTCTACAGAGGCTGTTCCCCGAGATCTCTTTAACCGACAAACTG AGTCACAAAGATTGGATGAGTAGTTTCGAAAAGCAGGCTGCATCAAAGATTAAAGCAGCATCTGAGAAAAAGGATGAT AGTGCCAAAGTCAAAGAACTTGAAGACAGCAAGAAATCATTACAGAGCCAACTTGCAGAGTTACAGAAAAAAGTTTCAGAA AGTGCCAAATTGGAAGCCAGATTGAAAGAGTTGGAGAGCAAGAACTCCCAGCTCCAGAAACAAGTCGGTGACAGTAAATCAGCGTCCTCAGCACAG ATTGCAGAGGCACAAAGTCAggtaaaaagtttacaggacAAAGTTACACAACTAGAGAGAGAAAACGGGGAATTAAAATCAAAGGCAAGCCAG AGTGGCAGCAATGACTCCAGAGTGCGTGAACTGGAGGAGACCAATAAAAAACTCCAGAAACAAGTGGAGGACTATCTAGCCGTCCTGCAGACCACG GAGAGCAAACTGCAGCAGCTGGAGAACAGTGTAGAGGGCGAGGAGAGGAAGTGGCAGGACAAGGCCGAGGCACTGACCGTAGAGTTACAACAG GCCAAAGATGAGCTTGCAACTTTGAAACAAGATGTTGAGAAATTTAAGAACAGTGATgag GCTCTAACTGAGTTGGACTTTGCATATAGATGTCTAGAGAAAAGTCTGACCCAGATATCAGATGAG ATGAAAGACAAAGTTTTATCCTTAGAGGGTCAATTGAAAATTTCAGAAGATAAATGTTCACAGCTTCAAGATCAAGTGATTGAG GCTGAAAAACGAATCTCCACCCTACAGAGTTCTGTCCAGCAATCAAACACAGCTGACCTCAGCCAG CAAATGCAAGACGTACAGAGTCAGCTAGATTCAGAAAAGAAGAAGAGCAAGGACCTTGCCTCCCAGATTGTGAAACTGAATGGAATTATTAAAACAGGGCAGGATGCCATCCATCAGGAGCAAGAGCTAGTCACAAAGTTAAAGCAACAGCTAGAGGAGAGGGAGAAG AGTCCAGGGACCAACTCAAGTTCAACTGCATCAGAG GCCTCATCTCCCAGTGATAATGGAACCTCTGTGTGA